The following are from one region of the Salvia hispanica cultivar TCC Black 2014 chromosome 1, UniMelb_Shisp_WGS_1.0, whole genome shotgun sequence genome:
- the LOC125202633 gene encoding protein VAPYRIN-like — protein MDRLISLEPSNVVTVRIEPGSKCSGSITLRNVMYTMPVAFRLHPTNKSRYTVSPQSGIILPLTTLTLDITYLPPPSLPHRFPHCDDTFVLQSVVAPGAGVKNPSSTYDAVPNDWFTNKKKQVYSDSGIRIMFVGSTVLTHLVAKGCMDEIREVLEKSDPTWKSADAVDGEGQPLLHLAIAQCRADLVQLLLEFDPDVEARGRSGSSPLEAAAAAGEALIVELLLARGANTERSELSNWGPIHLAAANGHADVMRHLLLKGADPNSVTKDGRVALHLAVEERRRDCVRLLLASASVRPDARSARDGETPLHVAAGLGDEQMVKLLLHKGANKDVRSRAGKTAYDLAAEGGHARLYDALRLGDSLCAAARKGDARMVARLIENGAAVNGRDQNGWTALHRAAFKGRVDVARAVVEKGVDVDAKDGEGYTALHCAVESGHVEVIEMLVKKGADVEAKTGKGVTALQIAQSLNYSGIVRLLARGAPSDRSVDAFAKVREMDVGAAKKKAAGAYGGRVRRSSFDRAAPVAVV, from the coding sequence ATGGATAGGCTAATCAGCTTGGAGCCGTCGAATGTGGTGACGGTCCGCATAGAGCCCGGTAGCAAGTGCTCCGGCTCCATCACCCTCCGCAACGTCATGTACACCATGCCCGTCGCCTTCCGCCTCCACCCCACCAACAAATCCCGCTACACCGTCTCCCCTCAGTCCGGGATCATCCTCCCCCTCACCACCCTCACCCTCGACATCACCTACCTCCCTCCCCCCTCCCTCCCCCACCGCTTCCCCCACTGCGACGACACCTTCGTCCTCCAAAGTGTCGTCGCCCCTGGGGCCGGCGTTAAGAACCCCTCCTCCACATACGACGCCGTTCCCAACGACTGGTTTACTAATAAGAAGAAGCAGGTGTATTCCGATAGCGGGATTCGCATCATGTTTGTGGGGTCCACTGTGCTGACTCACCTCGTTGCTAAGGGTTGTATGGATGAGATCAGAGAGGTGCTTGAGAAGAGCGATCCGACGTGGAAGTCTGCGGACGCCGTTGATGGCGAGGGGCAGCCCCTGCTGCACCTCGCCATCGCGCAGTGCCGCGCTGACTTGGTGCAGCTTCTGCTGGAGTTCGACCCTGACGTGGAGGCGCGGGGCCGGTCAGGGTCGAGTCCGCTGGAAGCTGCCGCGGCAGCAGGGGAGGCTCTCATTGTGGAGCTTCTACTCGCGCGTGGGGCGAATACGGAGAGATCTGAGTTGTCGAATTGGGGGCCGATCCATCTCGCGGCAGCGAATGGCCACGCGGATGTGATGCGGCATCTCCTTCTCAAGGGGGCGGATCCGAATTCGGTGACCAAGGACGGGCGCGTGGCGCTCCATTTGGCGGTGGAGGAGAGGCGGAGGGACTGCGTCCGCCTGCTGCTGGCGAGCGCGTCCGTCCGCCCTGACGCGCGCAGCGCCCGCGACGGGGAGACCCCGCTGCACGTGGCAGCAGGGCTGGGGGACGAGCAGATGGTGAAGCTGCTGCTCCACAAGGGGGCGAACAAGGACGTCCGGAGCAGGGCGGGGAAGACGGCGTACGACCTGGCGGCGGAGGGCGGGCACGCCAGGCTGTACGACGCGCTGCGGCTGGGGGACAGCCTGTGCGCGGCGGCGAGGAAGGGCGACGCGCGGATGGTGGCGCGTCTGATCGAGAACGGGGCGGCGGTGAACGGGCGGGACCAGAACGGGTGGACGGCGCTGCACCGGGCGGCGTTCAAGGGGCGGGTGGACGTGGCGAGGGCGGTGGTGGAGAAGGGCGTTGATGTGGACGCCAAGGACGGGGAAGGGTACACCGCGCTCCACTGCGCGGTGGAGTCGGGGCACGTGGAGGTGATCGAGATGCTGGTGAAGAAAGGGGCGGACGTCGAGGCCAAGACGGGCAAGGGCGTCACGGCGCTGCAGATTGCGCAGTCGCTCAATTACTCCGGGATTGTGAGGCTGCTGGCGCGTGGGGCGCCGTCGGATCGGAGTGTGGATGCGTTTGCCAAGGTTAGAGAGATGGACGTAGGAGCCGCGAAGAAGAAGGCCGCGGGTGCTTATGGCGGGAGAGTGAGGCGGAGTAGCTTCGATCGCGCTGCTCCGGTGGCGGTGGTGTAG